The genome window CGCGGGTTATACGCGATCTCATCGAGGAAGCTCCATCCCCAGCATCGTCCAAGACCTCAGCTGCCCCAAGCCCGGCCAAGGAAGCCAGAACGCCCTCGCCTCCTATCGTGTCACCCAAGCCTCGCTCCGCAAAAAAGAGCGTGTCGCCTATCAAGGCCTCACCACAGAAGCGCTCCCCAGCGAAGCAGTCTTCACCGCCATCCTCACCTGTGCTTGGAGCTGCACCATCTCCCATGCCCGAGCCTTCGCCTGCTGCTGAATCACAGGATGATGTGGACGTCCACATGGACGATGATACACGATCACCGTCCGATGACGAGTCGAGCCCGATCCGCCCAGTCAGAAAGAGCAGCCTCAACTTTGCTTCACTTCCTGCTAGAGAGCCTCTTAAGAATAAGAGTATCGGGGCTCGTGTCTCTAGGACCAGCCACTTGGATATGAACCGTCAGAGTTACTACGGTCGGCAAACGGGAGGAAAGAGTTTGGGAAATAACATGGAACTACTTGGGGAAtcagacgacgaggaaggcaACGACGACGGAATGAGCATCGATGGCTCAGCCGAAGACACAAAGGAGGTCGACAACTACGCCTCCAACCACAACAAGACATACACTCAACGACTACAAGACCAAATCAACTTGCTCGGTAAATCTCAACCGAACGCAAGCCGACCTTCAAAGTCGATCCCGAGCTCAGCGGTTGCGCAACAGCTTGCACAAACGACTGCGACCCAATCAGTTGCAGATGTCAAGGCAGCAACACCCGCGAAGAGATCTGCTGCACCACCGACTCCTGGAGCGTTCCCGGAGGACGATGATGAAGAAGACGAAGTGGAAGCGGGCGAAGAGGGTGACTGGATTGCACCTCCTGTGCCTGCGAAAGATACGCCCCTGGCCAGTCCACGACCGCATTTGCCTAAGAGCCACACTGCGGACGTTATGGAAGGCATCGACAGGGCAGACACCGTCAGCGGCCCTGAATTTGCTTTGCCTAAGCAGCGGCAATCTCCTGGTCGCTCAGGATCCCCCAAGCGGGCACCTGTCATCCCCGAGCGTACTACCAGTGTGTTTGGACATGGCAAATCTGCTTCTGTTTCTGTCTTGCCTGATCTTTCCAAGGACAAGATGGTTGAAGACCTGTCTCCAGCCAAGAAGCATGTTTCAGTGTCCAACCCTCTGTCAGCCGTGCCGGAGGATGGACGCCCCGAGACTCCTCAATCGCCTACACGAAGCTTCCGGGACAGTCCATTGAAACAGGTCAAGAACAAGCTGTCTTCCATTCTGAAGAGTTCCAAAGGTCTTCTTGCGAGCAGTGCGGCCATCAGCGCTGAAGGCAAATCTTCGCTAATGTCACCTTCCACCGCTCGCTTTGGCATCAACCCCGGTCCCTCTACAGACTCAATTGTGCCCCAATCAATCGCCGCAGAGCCATTATATCCTGACCTTTCCAAGCGAATTGCAGCCGATGCTCAGACACTTTCCAGCATGGGGAGCCCCGAGAAGCCCGTTGCGCGCAGAACGCGGGCTTCCgttgagaaggagaaggaagaCAAGCGTAAAGAGAAAGAGGCCAAGCTGATGGCTGATCAGATGAGCAAGCTGGACAAGGCTCGTGCAGATGAGCGGGAAAAGGCCCGGACTTTCAGCAAAGAACAAGAAAAGATTGCCGCAATGGAGAAGAAGATTGCTGCTCAAAAGGAGAAGGAACCTGAACAAGAGCAAGTCAGGGAGGTTGAACGACCTGCTCGAACGCCGGCGCCTAAGGAAGCACCCAAGCCCACAAGGACTAGCCCTCGCAAGGCCAAGGCTCAGGCTGAGGCCGAGGCTGCTGCCCAGGCCTCACAATCAGAAAAGCCCGATGTCGAGATGGCTGAAGCGCCAACCCCCAGGCCCCCGCCATCCGCTCCTCGCTCTGTTGGCCCTAGCCAGACGGCCAGGCAGCGGGAACTCAGACGTCCAATGAAGCCAACCAAGGAAGCACCCAGCAAGATCAAGCAAGCGCCTACCGTCATTCGCGTTAACACCGGCTCGCAACACTCGCAGTTCCACCCCTCCAACAGCACATTATCATCGGGTCTGCAAGAGACACTGGGCTCGTCGGTCAAGTCCAAATCAAGCCAGCCAGGCTCACATAGCAAGCAATCTCTGGCGAGCATGAAGAGCTCTGTCTCGTCCAATGGCCGACCGAAAGCACTCGAGCTTGCCGCCAAGCGAAAGGAACAAGAAGAGCGGGAGGCTCAAAGGAAGAGAGATGCGAAGCTCGAACTCGAACGGAAACGCGCTGCGATTCAAGAGGAAGAGCGCAAGCAGGAACTGCAAAGGCGACAAGAGGCGGAGAGACAGAGGGAGAGGGAGAAGGAGCAAGCCGAGGCGAAGAAGAGTGCACAGAGACAGGCAGCAATTGAGCGTGCCAAGCAGACGCGAGCACCACCACCTGCTGTGCGCTCTCAGCCCAATGGCCCTCCCGACTACACTGCCAGTCAACGCTCCGATGGCCAACCTCCCCGGCCTCCGTCCCGAATGAACTCCATGGCCCATCGGTCTCAAGAGGATCGACCAGTCAATGCTGTTCTTTCTAACGCTTCGAAGCCAGGCTCAAAGCGCCCCCTGCCGCAAGACAGCAGAGAGGACAATGGCTCTCGCAACCCTCCCGCACGTAACGGGCAGTCTTACAAGACCCAGGAAGCCAAGCGTCGTCGCACTAGTGATGACTTTGCTGATGAGCTTGACATGGACATCCAACCACCCAACATCAAGGGCCCCCCTGTTCGCCCTCCGTCAGTGGGTTTCAAGAAGGTTAGTCACTCATTACTCAGTGCGCACGACGGGAGCTTTGCTGACGTGGATCATCAGGACATGCCCACGAAGTCGACGTACGGCTACACCAACGCACCGCCGAGTGCCTCCAGAGATTTGTTCAAGTCTACCGTCACCGCCCAGCACCACAGCACAATCAAATCCACAAAACAAGTGGATATGAATCAGTTTGCCCAGGGACACATTCCATTCGCGCCTAATCCAAACCCTGCCGGCCCGGCTCACAAGACACCGGCGCGACCTATGGGTGCTGCAAGCACAAAGTCTACCGCCAAGGCTACGAGATCGTCTCCTCGATTCCAAGACGGCGAAAAGATTGAGCTGCCTGAAATCGATACAGATGAGGACGAGGATGATGACGACTCCCACTTTGGGGTTGCCCCTTGGGCTGATTCGCCTGATTTGAGACGCGCCCTCATGAAACAGGAAACCATGAATCCTGAGGGTATCTTTGGGCCTCCCCGCGCCCTCAACATGGAGGAAGTGTTTAACAACAAGGAGAGATGGCACAAGTTCCGCGCGCGCACATCAAGCGCCAACTGGAGTGGATCGGATCGCTTGACAGAAGACGAGATTAGGAAGGATCTTGCAGCTCGCGACAAGCTTCGCAGAGAGGGTGGTTGGTCCTACGAGATGAGCAAGGACTTGATGTGAGAGTCGCCGCAGACTTGGCGTTGGTTTTGGTGGTTGGGTGACAGCTGTGTGGTTTACACATGCGAACGAACTCACGATGGGACATATGCAAGCAGATCATACGGCTGCTCAGATGGCTGAGTAAAGCCTGGCGTATTCTTTTATTCTTGCAAGGAAGCAAGAAAACTTTTATTGCGGGCGTTGAGCAGCATAAGGCTTGCAATTATGACCGTGTTAATATCGAGTAAAATGGCAATTCCGCGTTACCTTTGAAGCTATGATGAGCCTCGTGGTATGTTAGCTGCGAGTCGGACATGCACCTGAGGGCCGGCTGTCACGGTCTCCAGCCTTCATTCGATCGCATGGATGGGAGAGGTAAGGCTCCGAGTCCTGAGCTAGGGTTGTGTCATTCTCGTTGACAGGGCAACCGTCCCGGACGCTATGACCGTACCTGCCAGGATCCGACGCGGTTGTGCACCcaggtacctaggtaggtagttAACGCGCTGGACCCTTGTTACTCTCCAAATTTCCTGGTGGTATCCGTAACCTCCAACAGTTTCCAGGAGCTGTCAATCCATCCACCAACTACTTGACTCGGATTCGCGAAACGACCCTTTCTTTTGTGCTGATTCGGGTTGCGTGATCTCCTGTATCCGTGATAATCCTGGAGAATGGGTGCTAACGACAGCACGGAGAGCCGCAAGCGCAGTCGTGCCACACCAGCGAAACCAGACCACAGTATCCCATCGAGCTTCAAGAAACGGAAGCTAGACGCCAACGGCAACCCGATTGTCGCTTCTTCTCCGACGACACCCAAAAGTACTCCAGGGGCCAATTCATCCGCTCTGAAGAAGTCCGCTCGCAGTAGAATCACATCCTCGCCCGTCTCGGCATATGACGTGCCAGACTCCCCCGAGGACAACCCGCCACGTCGAATCCGCAATGTAAGAAGCGTTGACCGACCGGCTGCCAAGGTTCCGATCCCGCCTCGCCGCAATGTCGACGTTGATATTTACGATATTCCCTGCTCCGACGATGAGCTGCATTCGAGCCCGAAGGAGGTGAACTTGCAGAAAGCGAGCCCTACGAAGAGAAAGAGCAACGCCGCGGCCGGCCACGATGTGAATGAGGTCAATGGAGGGGAGACCATCGAGGAGCCACAGCCTCAAAAGGGCAAGAGCAATAAGGTGCTGGGAAAGGACGAGAAGGTTGCTTCGACGGAGGAGTCTTCCTCGCAGATACGATCAAGCGGACGCCGGAGAACTCTGACAGCGAAAGCCCTCGAGCATGTGGAAAAGGTTGCGAGTCGCTCTGCGACTCCGACTTCTCACGCGAGATCTTCTGCCACTGCGAATGAAGTGCCGGAGTCCAAAAAGGCTACAGGGAAGGCGAACCGCAACATATCTATGCCTCTGAAAGGTATCTTGACACCGTCCAAGCGGGACGGTACGCCGAGAAGGAGTAAGAGCGTAGCGTTCGATTCTGCTAGTGCTTTGGCTCAAGAGGAGGTGTTTTTCGAGGATCTTCCGACAAAGTCTGGGAGAAGCCGAAAACCATCACAAAAGGTGGTTGAAGCAAAAGTAGTAGTGGCGAAGACCGCGAAGTCACGAAAGGCGCCGCCCAAGGTGATTGATGAGGAGCCACAGGAGGAAGAAGATGTGGAGTCAGAGGTCGAAGAACAGCAAGATGAAGAACCGGTAGCAGAAGCGTCAAagcaggaggaagaggaagacgagGACGTTTGTTCGATATGCACGAAGCCCGATTCCAAGCCTGGGAACAGAATTTTGTTCTGTGATGGCTGCGATAAGGCGTTCCATCAAAAATGCTACAACGTGCCCAAGGTTCCCCGGGGAGACTGGTTCTGCAACGATTGCGTTGGGCAGAAGCAGTCGCGAGCAGTGGCAGCAGACGAGGCGGTGAAGACTCCCAATTTCGCAAAACACCTGAGCAATCTGCAAAGGGTGCTATTAGACCGGTGTACGGGTCGCCGACGAATCAAGTTGATTGACCAGGATGACGCCTACGAAAAGGCGCATCGGCTGGTAGAGCAGACGGTACTGGCTGGGGAGGGCAACTCCATGCTCGTAATAGGGGCAAGGGGTTGCGGCAAGACCACGGTAAGTCAACACTTATGCACACTGCATCGGTGCTGTTCTAATATCAAACAGCTCCTCGAGAGCATAGTCGACGACCTGTCTTTGCAGCACAAGAAGGAATTCCATGTTGTAAGACTAAACGGGTTCATTCACACCGACGACAAGCTGGCCCTGAAGGAGATTTGGCGGCAGTTAGGCAAAGAGATGGAGGCGGAGGACGAGGCCAATGCTCGGGTTTACAGTCCCAATACCTCAAGAGATGAAGGCCAAAGAAACTGACGAATCGTGTAGTCAAATTACGCCGACACAATGGC of Colletotrichum lupini chromosome 8, complete sequence contains these proteins:
- a CDS encoding inner centromere protein yields the protein MATMRGTRVPIGSASWINEERTTALSIVQAEAEEFSFAARNEFDWLNEHMAGVFNENEINVAEIFKTPGKLRSKTPRTARKVDNGEPRIVSLLLSRAQISTSANKVQPLSDVFSSTPNGAPNTFTQHLTRATPTAHPAPSTSSPLINRNISPLKAAPSPRPVSKQPVALADSGYYGSQDVDNMDNEEEDDDDMDVDLIEEETQIGEPRSSPPKTAGRTGHVAFEAIEQNAPRSPTETRTMRSPEVTFQTAKEEQTTRVIRDLIEEAPSPASSKTSAAPSPAKEARTPSPPIVSPKPRSAKKSVSPIKASPQKRSPAKQSSPPSSPVLGAAPSPMPEPSPAAESQDDVDVHMDDDTRSPSDDESSPIRPVRKSSLNFASLPAREPLKNKSIGARVSRTSHLDMNRQSYYGRQTGGKSLGNNMELLGESDDEEGNDDGMSIDGSAEDTKEVDNYASNHNKTYTQRLQDQINLLGKSQPNASRPSKSIPSSAVAQQLAQTTATQSVADVKAATPAKRSAAPPTPGAFPEDDDEEDEVEAGEEGDWIAPPVPAKDTPLASPRPHLPKSHTADVMEGIDRADTVSGPEFALPKQRQSPGRSGSPKRAPVIPERTTSVFGHGKSASVSVLPDLSKDKMVEDLSPAKKHVSVSNPLSAVPEDGRPETPQSPTRSFRDSPLKQVKNKLSSILKSSKGLLASSAAISAEGKSSLMSPSTARFGINPGPSTDSIVPQSIAAEPLYPDLSKRIAADAQTLSSMGSPEKPVARRTRASVEKEKEDKRKEKEAKLMADQMSKLDKARADEREKARTFSKEQEKIAAMEKKIAAQKEKEPEQEQVREVERPARTPAPKEAPKPTRTSPRKAKAQAEAEAAAQASQSEKPDVEMAEAPTPRPPPSAPRSVGPSQTARQRELRRPMKPTKEAPSKIKQAPTVIRVNTGSQHSQFHPSNSTLSSGLQETLGSSVKSKSSQPGSHSKQSLASMKSSVSSNGRPKALELAAKRKEQEEREAQRKRDAKLELERKRAAIQEEERKQELQRRQEAERQREREKEQAEAKKSAQRQAAIERAKQTRAPPPAVRSQPNGPPDYTASQRSDGQPPRPPSRMNSMAHRSQEDRPVNAVLSNASKPGSKRPLPQDSREDNGSRNPPARNGQSYKTQEAKRRRTSDDFADELDMDIQPPNIKGPPVRPPSVGFKKDMPTKSTYGYTNAPPSASRDLFKSTVTAQHHSTIKSTKQVDMNQFAQGHIPFAPNPNPAGPAHKTPARPMGAASTKSTAKATRSSPRFQDGEKIELPEIDTDEDEDDDDSHFGVAPWADSPDLRRALMKQETMNPEGIFGPPRALNMEEVFNNKERWHKFRARTSSANWSGSDRLTEDEIRKDLAARDKLRREGGWSYEMSKDLIWLSKAWRILLFLQGSKKTFIAGVEQHKACNYDRVNIDCESDMHLRAGCHGLQPSFDRMDGRGSDAVVHPGAVNPSTNYLTRIRETTLSFVLIRVATESRKRSRATPAKPDHSIPSSFKKRKLDANGNPIVASSPTTPKSTPGANSSALKKSARSRITSSPVSAYDVPDSPEDNPPRRIRNVRSVDRPAAKVPIPPRRNVDVDIYDIPCSDDELHSSPKEVNLQKASPTKRKSNAAAGHDVNEVNGGETIEEPQPQKGKSNKVLGKDEKVASTEESSSQIRSSGRRRTLTAKALEHVEKVASRSATPTSHARSSATANEVPESKKATGKANRNISMPLKGILTPSKRDGTPRRSKSVAFDSASALAQEEVFFEDLPTKSGRSRKPSQKVVEAKVVVAKTAKSRKAPPKVIDEEPQEEEDVESEVEEQQDEEPVAEASKQEEEEDEDVCSICTKPDSKPGNRILFCDGCDKAFHQKCYNVPKVPRGDWFCNDCVGQKQSRAVAADEAVKTPNFAKHLSNLQRVLLDRCTGRRRIKLIDQDDAYEKAHRLVEQTVLAGEGNSMLVIGARGCGKTTLLESIVDDLSLQHKKEFHVVRLNGFIHTDDKLALKEIWRQLGKEMEAEDEANARSNYADTMASLLALLSHPSEMAQAEEGVTSQAVVFIIDEFDMFAAHPRQTLLYNLFDVAQARKAPIAVLGCTTRIDVVESLEKRVKSRFSHRYVYLSLPKSLPAYWKVCKQGLCVDDEDMDVEGIDVSVDGHEAFHANWKAMVEVLYKEKAFQSLLQYHYATTKSVSAFLSACILPLSALSSTSLDLVIPPTPGGAVVSLTPPNSKLHLLPSLSELDLGLLIAAARLDIVAHTDTVNFAMAYDEYGSLMGRQRVQSASSGLLALGGGVRVWGRGVAVLSWERLVALGLLVPAGLGTGRASGYGGLEGKMWKVDMALEEIPAGLKLNNVLARWCKEI